The Candidatus Arthromitus sp. SFB-mouse-Japan genome includes a region encoding these proteins:
- a CDS encoding Rdx family protein, with translation MNKILDEYKTNISNFELLPSVNGVFDVFIDGALVFSRKAINRMPNENEIEDLIASKM, from the coding sequence TTGAATAAAATACTAGATGAATACAAAACTAATATTTCTAATTTTGAACTACTTCCATCTGTCAATGGTGTATTCGATGTATTTATAGATGGTGCGTTAGTTTTCTCCCGTAAAGCTATTAATAGGATGCCTAATGAAAATGAAATTGAAGATTTAATCGCATCAAAGATGTAA
- a CDS encoding polysaccharide deacetylase family protein yields the protein MKLLNKIFIMLSILFILSPIPSKALEDSPKKYVYLTFDDGPTKGNTPRLLDELERLNLPATFFVVGSLVKENPEAMKKMVDNNHSIGLHTMSHNRNKCYGSHESFIKENSELRDLLRERYNIECNIIRFPFGSQNSYLRMDKVFVDKLHNNNFKIFDWHIDTTDALNPNKGPQELLNICKRQYEKFYKDNSNIIILMHTNSNNDNTIKSLEGIKNYFLELGYEFKSLDDNSKELYHIR from the coding sequence ATGAAATTATTAAACAAAATTTTTATAATGTTATCTATACTATTTATTCTAAGTCCAATTCCATCAAAAGCTTTAGAAGATTCCCCAAAAAAATATGTGTACTTAACATTTGATGATGGTCCAACAAAAGGAAATACTCCTAGATTACTCGATGAACTTGAACGTTTAAATCTACCTGCTACATTTTTCGTCGTTGGAAGTTTGGTTAAAGAAAATCCAGAAGCAATGAAAAAAATGGTCGATAATAACCATTCGATAGGACTTCACACAATGTCACATAATAGAAACAAATGTTATGGATCACATGAAAGTTTCATTAAAGAGAACTCAGAATTGAGAGATTTGCTTAGAGAAAGATACAATATTGAATGCAATATTATAAGATTCCCATTTGGATCACAGAATTCATATCTAAGAATGGATAAAGTATTTGTAGACAAATTACATAATAATAATTTTAAAATATTTGATTGGCACATAGATACGACTGATGCATTAAATCCTAATAAAGGACCTCAAGAACTCTTAAACATATGTAAAAGACAATACGAAAAATTTTACAAAGATAATTCGAACATAATTATCCTAATGCACACAAACTCAAATAATGATAACACAATAAAATCTCTTGAAGGTATCAAAAATTATTTTTTAGAGCTTGGCTATGAATTTAAATCTTTAGATGATAATTCAAAAGAACTATATCATATAAGATAA
- a CDS encoding metallophosphoesterase family protein — protein sequence MVKNIGVISDTHGLIRSEVYEFFRDCDLIIHAGDIVKESTIYELETICKVEAVSGNNDFNLDHNKYPDNKKLNINDSLNVYVIHDLSYMNEEYINYDIVIHGHTHNPSEKYINNTLILNPGSFGPKRFSLPISLAVINIENKIQVKFFQI from the coding sequence ATGGTAAAAAATATTGGGGTTATTTCTGATACACATGGTTTAATACGCTCAGAAGTTTATGAATTTTTTAGAGATTGTGATCTTATTATTCATGCAGGAGATATAGTGAAGGAAAGCACAATATATGAGCTTGAAACTATATGTAAAGTTGAGGCAGTTAGTGGAAATAACGATTTTAATTTAGATCATAATAAATACCCAGATAATAAAAAATTAAATATAAATGATAGTCTTAATGTTTATGTTATACATGATTTAAGTTATATGAATGAGGAATACATAAATTATGATATAGTTATACATGGTCATACTCATAATCCATCAGAAAAATATATAAACAATACATTGATTTTAAATCCAGGAAGTTTTGGTCCAAAGAGATTTTCCCTTCCAATAAGTTTAGCAGTTATAAATATTGAAAATAAAATACAAGTTAAATTTTTTCAGATATAA
- a CDS encoding glycosyltransferase family 4 protein has protein sequence MNFSIDIRGSHLYHGTGIGTYTKNLITHLLKIDKENFYNLMYCGNNSTQFKQLNSQIHFISRKHSSYFEKTYIPNLLYKNNLSLFHMPQNGIGYKDLILSKNFKSIVTIHDLIPYVLPQTVGKSYLKNFLKQMPYIIDEASAIITVSEYSKQEIIRFFSVDPNKIFVTPLATNKNFRPLDISYCKNFLKNKFGIDYDFILYIGGFSKRKNIYNLISAFKKAYKNFNKPLKLVLLGKIREEFRNLTKIIRKENLENDIIFTGFVDENDLPIFYNASQFFVYISLYEGFGLPLLEAMSCRKAILSSNVTSIPEVVCNTSYQVDPHDTLKISESLCKLSNDDNLKIKLGEKAYARSKIFSWEKCSYSTLKIYKSLYKI, from the coding sequence ATGAATTTTTCAATTGATATAAGGGGATCTCATTTATATCATGGTACTGGAATAGGAACTTACACGAAGAATTTAATAACTCATTTACTTAAAATAGATAAAGAAAATTTCTATAATCTAATGTATTGCGGAAATAATTCTACTCAATTTAAACAATTAAACTCACAAATACATTTCATATCAAGAAAACATAGCTCGTATTTTGAAAAAACTTATATACCAAATTTGCTATACAAAAATAATTTATCGCTCTTTCATATGCCACAAAATGGGATTGGATATAAAGATCTCATCTTGTCAAAAAATTTTAAATCTATAGTAACTATTCACGATCTAATTCCTTACGTTCTTCCTCAAACAGTCGGAAAATCATATTTAAAAAACTTTCTAAAACAAATGCCATATATAATAGATGAAGCATCTGCAATAATAACTGTATCAGAATACTCAAAGCAGGAAATCATAAGATTTTTTTCAGTTGATCCTAATAAAATTTTTGTTACTCCTCTTGCTACAAACAAAAATTTTAGACCTCTAGATATTTCATATTGCAAAAATTTCTTAAAAAATAAGTTTGGTATTGATTATGATTTTATTTTATATATTGGTGGATTTAGTAAGAGAAAGAATATATATAATCTAATCTCGGCTTTTAAAAAAGCTTATAAAAATTTTAATAAACCACTAAAGCTCGTACTACTCGGAAAAATAAGAGAAGAGTTCAGAAATTTAACAAAGATAATTAGGAAAGAAAATCTTGAAAATGATATTATATTTACAGGATTTGTTGATGAAAATGATTTACCAATATTTTATAATGCATCGCAATTTTTTGTGTATATTTCTTTGTATGAAGGATTTGGATTACCACTTCTAGAAGCAATGAGTTGTAGAAAAGCAATACTTAGCTCTAATGTAACTTCTATACCAGAAGTAGTTTGCAATACTTCATATCAAGTTGATCCACATGATACTTTAAAAATTTCAGAATCCCTATGTAAATTATCAAACGATGATAATCTAAAAATTAAACTTGGGGAAAAGGCATATGCACGATCGAAAATTTTTTCATGGGAAAAATGTAGTTATTCAACTCTAAAAATTTATAAAAGTTTATATAAAATATAA
- a CDS encoding transglycosylase domain-containing protein, with product MSNNNSSNSSNLNNEDKNSETIQNNINNKSSKKTKKIITTFLIFLLAIFLIGAITVFGFTFAIIKTSPPLTIEAVTDLDQASQLFDADGEFMDEVLKAEKRYVISLDEMPLQLRNAFIAIEDERFYQHSGIDIQRIISAVITDIKKILNKQSGLHGASTLTQQVIKNNILTNEVSVVRKIREIYLALELEKQMSKDQILEIYLNTIFVGGNAYGVEAGALQYFSKNAKDLTLAQSAFLAGSTQHPTKYYSSAVNSEDSQFYKNRAITVLNKMLELGYIGQEDYNKAVEEINTDKIGFDIKKVNDSYNYEWFARPVVEELTKDLKEVYGYTDEEVKLHLRNDGLKIYTTMDKSLQDHAQYVLDNATSYINLAEWTDENGIIQPQMSAVVIDFKTGHTKAIIGGRGDQDANSYNRAASDKFLRSIGSTTKPLTAYTPLIDLKLGHAGTGVEDSPLSKELSSKYGGWNPTNEVKNNFIGYTNVRYSLERSINLSAIKIVDKVGTKNALEYGQKFGLHYNENSKDSIATLALGQFNNDPNNLDGGNPLILASAFSVFANGGILTEPITYTHVVDKNGKVILENKPEKTQVVSPETAYIMYDLLKGPVERYSSRPAKFGDIPVVGKTGTTENIKDLWFAGTTPYMAAAIWIGADKPTELTDKYGKKPFSGSTASALFGKIMEKAHESLPPVEIPRPENIVSANICSVSGLLTTQYCASDPRGSKVYTELFIKGTVPTHTCDVHVPVTINSLTGAIATANTPEYLKETRVFLNRKYTPSVYLSDQKYVAPKVYDNGSYELPDNDDNLNQDGVDPDEEWFEDENNTPTTPDDSNTSNPDNSDASDNNTIPPIDNKPPINDTETDIDDPPLIEDIPILPDFENSNNGSSTITPSPPGDGNGSGSNNSTEVPPNNDNNNENTDNTNNGNGNTNNNETTIQPPSTPDNNDTSNGTEIDNVENESLDSADFDFG from the coding sequence ATGTCAAATAATAATTCTAGCAATAGTTCAAACTTAAATAACGAAGACAAAAATAGTGAAACTATTCAGAATAATATTAATAATAAAAGCAGTAAAAAAACAAAAAAAATTATTACAACGTTTCTAATTTTCTTATTAGCTATATTTTTAATTGGTGCTATTACTGTTTTTGGATTTACTTTTGCAATAATTAAGACTTCTCCTCCATTAACTATAGAGGCCGTTACTGATCTTGATCAAGCATCACAACTCTTTGATGCTGATGGCGAGTTTATGGATGAAGTATTAAAAGCTGAAAAAAGGTATGTAATTTCATTAGATGAAATGCCTCTTCAATTACGGAATGCATTTATCGCTATAGAAGACGAAAGATTTTATCAACATTCAGGGATAGATATACAACGTATAATAAGTGCGGTAATAACTGATATTAAGAAAATTTTAAATAAACAATCAGGATTGCATGGAGCTTCTACATTAACCCAACAAGTTATTAAAAATAATATTCTCACTAATGAAGTATCTGTGGTTAGGAAAATACGTGAAATTTATTTAGCCTTGGAATTAGAAAAACAAATGTCAAAAGATCAGATATTAGAAATATATTTGAACACAATATTTGTTGGTGGTAATGCTTATGGCGTTGAAGCTGGCGCATTACAGTATTTTTCGAAAAATGCAAAAGATCTTACACTTGCACAATCTGCATTCTTAGCTGGATCAACACAACATCCTACAAAATATTATTCGAGTGCTGTAAACTCTGAAGATAGTCAATTTTATAAAAATAGAGCGATAACAGTCTTGAATAAAATGCTCGAGCTTGGATACATTGGTCAAGAAGATTATAATAAAGCGGTTGAAGAAATAAATACTGATAAAATAGGCTTTGATATTAAAAAAGTTAATGATAGTTACAATTATGAATGGTTCGCAAGACCTGTGGTTGAAGAATTAACTAAAGATTTAAAGGAAGTTTACGGATATACTGATGAAGAAGTAAAACTTCACTTGAGAAATGATGGACTTAAAATTTACACTACAATGGATAAAAGTTTACAAGACCATGCTCAATATGTACTTGATAATGCAACAAGTTATATAAATTTAGCTGAATGGACAGATGAGAATGGTATAATTCAACCCCAAATGTCTGCCGTCGTTATTGATTTTAAAACTGGTCATACTAAGGCAATTATTGGTGGACGTGGAGATCAAGATGCTAACTCATATAATAGAGCTGCTTCTGATAAATTTTTGCGTTCCATCGGATCAACAACAAAACCATTAACAGCTTACACTCCTCTTATTGACTTAAAATTAGGTCATGCTGGAACAGGAGTTGAGGATTCACCTCTATCTAAAGAATTATCTTCAAAATATGGTGGCTGGAATCCAACAAACGAAGTTAAAAATAATTTTATAGGATACACAAATGTTAGATACTCTCTTGAAAGATCTATTAATTTATCAGCCATAAAAATAGTTGATAAAGTTGGAACAAAAAATGCACTAGAGTATGGTCAAAAATTCGGTTTACATTATAATGAAAATTCAAAAGATAGCATTGCAACATTAGCTTTAGGTCAATTTAATAATGATCCTAATAATTTAGATGGCGGTAACCCGTTAATTTTAGCTTCAGCATTTAGTGTTTTTGCAAATGGTGGTATTTTGACTGAACCTATAACTTATACCCACGTTGTAGATAAAAATGGTAAAGTAATATTAGAAAATAAACCAGAAAAAACCCAAGTCGTTTCTCCTGAAACTGCATATATAATGTACGATTTATTAAAAGGTCCTGTTGAAAGATATTCTTCTAGACCTGCTAAATTCGGTGATATACCTGTGGTTGGTAAAACTGGTACAACTGAAAATATCAAAGATTTATGGTTTGCAGGTACAACTCCTTATATGGCTGCCGCTATATGGATTGGAGCAGATAAACCTACAGAACTTACGGATAAATATGGTAAAAAACCTTTTAGTGGATCTACAGCCAGTGCATTATTCGGTAAGATCATGGAGAAAGCACATGAATCTCTTCCACCTGTAGAGATTCCAAGACCTGAAAATATAGTATCAGCAAACATTTGCAGTGTATCTGGACTATTGACTACTCAATATTGTGCCTCTGATCCTAGGGGAAGTAAAGTTTATACAGAGTTATTTATAAAAGGTACTGTTCCAACTCATACTTGTGACGTACACGTTCCTGTAACTATTAACTCTTTAACAGGAGCAATAGCTACAGCAAATACTCCTGAGTATCTAAAAGAAACTCGTGTGTTCCTAAATAGAAAATACACTCCTAGCGTATATTTGAGTGACCAAAAGTACGTTGCACCCAAAGTATACGATAATGGATCATATGAATTACCTGACAACGACGACAATTTAAATCAAGACGGAGTAGATCCAGATGAAGAATGGTTTGAAGATGAAAATAACACTCCAACCACTCCAGATGACAGTAATACATCAAATCCAGATAATAGTGATGCATCTGACAATAATACAATACCACCTATAGATAATAAGCCTCCTATAAATGATACAGAAACAGACATAGATGATCCACCATTAATTGAAGATATTCCTATCCTTCCTGATTTTGAAAATTCGAATAATGGTAGTTCTACGATAACTCCTTCTCCTCCTGGAGATGGAAATGGTTCTGGTTCTAATAACAGCACAGAAGTGCCACCAAATAATGATAATAATAATGAAAATACAGATAATACTAACAATGGTAATGGCAATACAAACAACAATGAAACTACTATTCAACCTCCATCTACACCAGATAACAATGATACTTCAAATGGGACCGAGATAGATAATGTTGAAAATGAAAGTCTAGATTCAGCTGATTTTGATTTCGGTTAA
- a CDS encoding bifunctional 5,10-methylenetetrahydrofolate dehydrogenase/5,10-methenyltetrahydrofolate cyclohydrolase, with amino-acid sequence MKDYSYKILNCKEYRDLKEVGIAKFILENSLKLRLVIIQVGDDFASNSYINNKLKACERCRIESELIKLDEKVSQDELLKIIHRLNESDNVTGIIVQSPLPSHIDSQVINDSILYMKDVDGFSIVNKGKLYNNQDCLVPCTAQGVIEILKHNNIEISGKNVAVINRSDLVGKPLMHLFLQNNATVTVCHSYTDNLKEICLRSDIVVIGIGQPNFLKSDFIKDDAVILDVGINFVDDKLCGDVDFFDCIEKCSKITTVPGGVGLLTVTNLLSNVVKAYSIQTQ; translated from the coding sequence ATGAAGGATTATTCTTATAAGATTCTTAATTGCAAGGAATATAGAGATCTTAAAGAAGTAGGTATAGCAAAGTTTATATTGGAAAATTCCTTAAAATTAAGATTGGTTATTATACAAGTTGGTGATGATTTTGCAAGTAATTCATATATTAACAACAAATTAAAGGCATGTGAGAGATGTAGAATTGAATCAGAATTGATAAAGCTAGATGAAAAAGTGAGTCAAGATGAATTGCTAAAAATTATACATAGATTGAATGAAAGTGATAATGTAACAGGTATTATTGTTCAATCTCCATTACCATCACATATTGATTCACAAGTTATAAATGATTCTATATTGTATATGAAAGATGTTGATGGATTTTCAATTGTTAATAAAGGAAAACTTTATAATAATCAAGATTGTTTAGTTCCATGTACTGCTCAAGGAGTTATAGAAATATTAAAGCATAATAATATAGAGATTTCTGGTAAAAATGTAGCAGTAATTAATAGAAGTGATTTGGTAGGTAAACCATTAATGCATTTATTTTTACAAAATAATGCAACTGTAACAGTGTGTCATTCTTATACTGATAATTTGAAAGAGATATGTTTAAGATCAGATATTGTGGTTATTGGTATAGGACAGCCTAATTTTTTGAAAAGTGATTTTATTAAAGATGATGCAGTTATTTTAGACGTTGGTATAAATTTTGTAGATGATAAATTATGTGGGGATGTAGATTTTTTTGATTGCATAGAGAAGTGTTCAAAAATAACAACGGTACCAGGTGGAGTTGGATTATTAACAGTAACTAATTTATTGAGTAACGTTGTAAAAGCATATTCGATACAAACACAATAA
- a CDS encoding glycosyltransferase family 2 protein — protein sequence MKNILVSIIMPVYNNEKYLSGAIESVLNQTHKNIELLILDDGSTDSSLSIIENYAMHNKNIRLVSRDNKGVANSIDELLKYVKGDYIARMDGDDYSFPDRIEKQLKYLKENSDVGLVGSFVEVELTDYKNKDDVKLCEDIFNFKIDDKNSSIKFLNGHRMCHGTFMCRAKIFEEVKYNINLNSSEDLDFIFNLISKNFKVGIIEKRFYLNRVDSEFVHKQKYLNEKYNEEILKSKLKFLQSYIKNREVCIVGKSKYSNTLYKILKNNNIKIGDSIIYEYTNDKFADLGKSYIFIVDKCNYEHIRDSLITQGKNDLYDFIFI from the coding sequence TTGAAAAATATTTTGGTTTCTATAATAATGCCTGTATATAACAATGAAAAATATTTATCTGGTGCAATTGAAAGTGTTTTAAATCAAACTCATAAAAATATTGAATTACTGATTTTGGATGATGGATCTACTGATAGTTCTCTTTCAATTATTGAAAATTATGCTATGCATAATAAAAATATAAGATTGGTTTCTAGAGATAATAAAGGAGTTGCAAACTCAATTGATGAGTTACTTAAATATGTAAAAGGTGATTATATAGCTAGGATGGATGGAGATGATTATTCATTTCCAGATCGTATTGAAAAGCAACTTAAATATTTAAAAGAAAACAGTGACGTTGGATTGGTTGGATCTTTTGTTGAAGTTGAGTTAACAGATTATAAGAATAAAGATGATGTCAAATTGTGTGAAGATATATTTAATTTTAAGATTGATGATAAAAATTCTTCAATAAAGTTTTTGAATGGTCACAGGATGTGTCATGGAACTTTCATGTGTAGGGCAAAAATATTTGAAGAGGTTAAGTATAATATTAATCTCAATTCTTCTGAAGATTTAGATTTTATATTTAATTTGATAAGTAAAAATTTTAAAGTGGGTATAATAGAAAAGAGATTTTATTTAAATAGGGTTGATTCGGAATTTGTTCATAAACAAAAATATTTAAATGAAAAATATAATGAGGAGATTTTAAAATCTAAACTTAAATTTTTACAATCTTATATAAAAAATAGAGAGGTATGTATAGTTGGTAAGAGTAAATATTCAAATACATTGTACAAAATTTTAAAAAATAACAATATTAAGATTGGAGATTCAATTATTTATGAATATACTAACGATAAGTTTGCTGATTTGGGAAAAAGTTATATTTTTATAGTGGACAAATGTAATTATGAGCATATTAGAGATAGTTTGATTACCCAAGGAAAGAATGATTTGTATGATTTTATATTTATTTAA